Proteins from a single region of Primulina tabacum isolate GXHZ01 unplaced genomic scaffold, ASM2559414v2 Contig571, whole genome shotgun sequence:
- the LOC142534532 gene encoding protein SPIRAL1-like 5, producing the protein MKRGGSYGGGQSSLGYLFGTDDKKKNDVAPPSPGAVLPPYGIDVEVEKPQENLASPSSQNKANISNNYPRVQGQNSGNFITGRPSTKVKSAPGGDSSLGYLFGDKSGNMV; encoded by the exons ATGAAAAGAGGTGGAAGCTATGGAGGTGGGCAGAGTTCTCTGGGCTATCTCTTTGGTACCGATgacaaaaagaaaaatgatgtgGCGCCGCCATCTCCGGGGGCTGTTTTGCCACCTTATGGGATTGATGTAGAAGTCGAAAAGCCTCAAGAAAATCTTGCATCCCCATCTTCTCAGAACAAAGCTAATATATCCAACAACTATCCTAGGGTTCAGGGCCAAAATTCAGGAAACTTCATCACT GGTCGTCCATCAACAAAGGTCAAATCTGCTCCAGGTGGAGATTCATCTTTAGGGTATCTGTTTGGAGACAAGTCCGGAAATATGGTGTAA
- the LOC142534529 gene encoding LOW QUALITY PROTEIN: golgin candidate 6-like (The sequence of the model RefSeq protein was modified relative to this genomic sequence to represent the inferred CDS: inserted 1 base in 1 codon) — MDLVSKYQGVVGRVFGNDSSSSNDDSYVERLLDRISNGVLAEDRRNAMSELQSVVAESRAAQLAFGAMGFPVMLSVLKEERDDVEMVRGALETLVSALSPVEHARVSKNEVEPALLNSDLLSREVESISLLLSLLSEEDFYVRYYTLQLLTALLTNSPNSLQEAILTIPRGVARLMDMLMDREVIRNEALLLLTYLTREAQEIQKIVVFEGAFEKIFSIIKEEGGSEGGVVVQDCLELLNNLLRNNASNQVLLRETMGFDSLISILKLRGSTYKFTQQKTINLVSVLDTINLFLLGNQEADPGKDTDRMANKTVLVQKKVLDHLLMLGVESQWAPVAVRCMALRCIGDLVINHPKNRDALASKVLGEEPQVEPALNSILRIILRTSSMQEFMAADSVFKSFCEKNPDGQTMLASTLIPQPHSMIHAPLEEDVNMSFGSMLLHGLTLSEGDGDLETCCRAASVLSHILKDNVHCKERVLQIDLEAPTPSLGGPEPLMHRLVKYLALASSMKSKDGKASTSGSIYVQPILLKLLVIWLSDCQRAVQCFLDSRPHLTYLLELISNPTATICVKGLAAALIGECVIYNKITESGRDAFSIVDTISQKNGLTSFFLKFDEMQKSLLFTSAKPALPRKPLTRSTAASMSDFEDVDEREATDQKNENHPMLGMVLDSQFVFFVKELEAKIREQIVEIYSHPKSQVAVIPAELEQSSGESDGDYIQRLKRFMEKQCLEIQDLLSRNSILAEDLAKTGGNVSSQIEHKTSGGVERLQIDTLRRELQESFQRLETLKAEKARIEAESSKHRNLASKMESDLKXLSDAYNSLEQANFQLEREVKALKSGGAVPVPDVEAIKAEARDEAQKESEAELNDLLVCLGQEQSKVEKLSARLLELGENVDKLLEGIGDDMGLQDDDEEDEED, encoded by the exons ATGGATTTAGTATCCAAGTACCAG GGTGTTGTTGGGCGGGTTTTTGGAAATGACAGTTCCAGTTCAAATGACGATAG TTATGTTGAGCGCTTGCTTGACCGCATTAGCAATGGTGTCCTGGCTGAGGACAGAAGGAATGCCATGTCTGAACTTCAATCAGTTGTGGCGGAGAGTCGTGCTGCACAGTTAGCTTTTGGAGCAATGG GCTTTCCTGTAATGTTGAGTGTTTTAAAGGAGGAGCGCGATGATGTAGAAATG GTTCGAGGGGCTCTAGAAACTCTTGTAAGTGCCTTAAGTCCTGTTGAACATGCAAGAGTATCGAAGAATGAGGTTGAGCCTGCTTTGTTGAACAGTGATCTGTTATCTAGAGAAGTAGAAAGCATTTCTCTTCTTCTGAGTCTATTG TCCGAGGAGGATTTCTACGTGCGATATTATACACTGCAATTATTGACAGCACTTCTAACCAATTCTCCGAACAG TCTTCAGGAAGCTATTCTCACGATTCCACGTGGTGTAGCTCGGCTTATGGACATGCTCATGGATCGTGAG GTTATACGGAATGAAGCATTATTGCTTCTTACATATTTGACTCGGGAAGCTCAG GAAATTCAAAAAATTGTGGTCTTTGAAGGTGCATTTGAGAAGATTTTTAGCATCATTAAAGAGGAAGGAGGTTCTGAAGGTGGTGTTGTTGTGCAG GACTGTCTCGAATTGTTGAACAATCTCCTTCGAAATAATGCCTCAAATCAG GTGTTGCTTAGGGAGACAATGGGCTTTGACTCTTTGATCTCAATTTTGAAGCTCAGAGGAAGCACCTATAAGTTCACACAACAGAAG ACGATAAATCTTGTTAGTGTGTTGGACACTATTAATTTATTCCTACTTGGAAATCAAGAAGCTGATCCTGGAAAAGACACTGACAGGATGGCCAATAAAACTGTTTTGGTTCAG AAGAAGGTGTTGGATCATCTTTTGATGTTGGGAGTTGAGAGTCAATGGGCCCCTGTTGCTGTTCGTTGTATG GCACTCAGATGTATTGGTGACCTAGTTATCAATCACCCTAAGAATCGTGATGCCCTTGCAAGTAAAGTACTTGGAGAGGAGCCACAAGTTGAGCCTGCCCTAAATTCTATTCTCCGGATTATTTTGAGAACTTCTAGCATGCAAGAGTTCATGGCAGCTGACTCTGTTTTTAAGAGCTTTTGTGAG AAAAATCCCGACGGTCAAACAATGTTGGCTTCCACTTTAATTCCTCAACCTCACTCAATGATCCATGCTCCTCTAGAGGAGGATGTCAATATGTCATTTGGGAG CATGCTGCTCCATGGTCTGACATTGAGCGAGGGTGATGGCGATCTTGAG ACTTGCTGTAGGGCAGCCAGTGTTCTTTCTCATATTTTGAAGGATAACGTCCATTGCAAGGAGAGG GTCCTTCAAATTGACCTTGAGGCACCTACGCCTTCACTGGGAGGCCCAGAGCCTTTGATGCACCGTCTGGTGAAGTACCTGGCCCTTGCCTCTTCCATGAAGAGTAAAGATGGAAAAGCCAGCACATCCGGGTCTATATATGTCCAGCCAATTCTATTAAAACTTCTGGTTATTTGGCTGTCTGATTGTCAACGTGCTGTTCAGTGTTTCCTTGATTCTCGACCGCATCTCACGTACTTGCTTGAGTTAATTTCAAATCCAACCGCGACTATATGTGTAAAGGGATTGGCTGCTGCGCTCATTGGAGAGTGTGTAATATACAATAAAATCACGGAGAGTGGAAGGGATGCTTTCAGTATTGTTGATACCATAAGTCAGAAAAACGGGCTTACATCTTTCTTTCTGAAGTTTGATGAAATGCAGAAGAGCTTGCTTTTTACATCCGCAAAGCCAGCTCTGCCCCGCAAACCACTGACAAGATCTACTGCTGCCAGTATGTCTGATTTTGAAGATGTTGACGAGAGGGAGGCTACAGATCAGAAAAATGAGAACCATCCCATGCTTGGGATGGTGCTCGATTCTCAATTTGTTTTCTTTGTGAAGGAATTAGAGGCAAAGATTAGAGAACAAATTGTAGAAATCTATAGTCACCCGAAGAGCCAGGTGGCAGTGATACCAGCAGAACTGGAACAGAGCAGTGGAGAAAGTGATGGTGACTACATCCAACGCCTAAAAAGATTTATGGAGAAGCAGTGCCTCGAGATACAG GATCTTTTGAGTCGGAATTCTATTCTGGCTGAGGACCTGGCAAAGACAGGTGGCAATGTTTCATCCCAGATTGAGCATAAAACAAGTGGTGGCGTAGAAAGACTTCAGATTGACACTCTCCGCCGGGAGCTTCAAGAGTCTTTTCAACGACTAGAAACCCTCAAAGCGGAGAAAGCCAGAATTGAAGCCGAGTCCTCGAAACACCGAAATTTAGCAAGTAAAATGGAATCTGATCTTA GCTTGTCTGATGCGTACAATAGCTTGGAGCAGGCAAACTTTCAACTAGAACGCGAAGTAAAAGCGCTGAAGAGTGGTGGAGCAGTGCCTGTCCCAGATGTTGAGGCAATAAAGGCAGAAGCGAGGGACGAAGCTCAAAAGGAGAGCGAAGCTGAACTTAATGATTTGCTCGTCTGTCTTGGGCAAGAGCAGAGCAAAGTGGAAAAACTTAGCGCACGCCTCCTAGAGTTGGGGGAGAATGTAGATAAATTGTTGGAAGGAATTGGAGATGATATGGGACTCCAAGATGACGACGAGGAAGATGAAGAAGATTGA